In Devosia sp. 1566, a single genomic region encodes these proteins:
- a CDS encoding sugar kinase — protein MTSSPVAAGAVLSLGRIYCDLVFRGLDTMPQLGREVFAGEFELTPGGGALITAAHLAGLGRPSALLARFGTDDLSLSLEATIKALGLDLQFLDRNAAAGPQLTVVMVQDGDRAFLSKRAGQARPQTLEAALAWRKAAHLHIAEYATLHEASDAIILAKQHNLTVSLDPSWDDQLIRDPDFFALSSGADIFLPNMEEAEALTGQSDPQVALVELARYFPCVALKCGAGGALLAVDGQVLRLPSPKVEVVDTTGAGDAFNAGFLHAWLSGADPQACLAAAIDAGSRSVQASGGVGSLRTEA, from the coding sequence ATGACGTCTTCCCCCGTTGCAGCTGGGGCCGTGCTCAGCCTTGGGCGCATTTATTGCGACCTGGTGTTTCGCGGCCTCGATACCATGCCCCAGCTTGGCCGCGAGGTCTTCGCCGGAGAGTTCGAGTTAACCCCAGGCGGCGGCGCCCTGATTACCGCGGCACATCTGGCGGGCCTGGGGCGTCCCTCGGCCTTGTTGGCGCGGTTCGGCACTGACGATTTATCCCTGTCGCTCGAAGCCACGATCAAGGCTCTCGGGCTTGACCTGCAGTTTCTCGACCGAAATGCAGCGGCCGGTCCGCAGTTAACGGTGGTAATGGTGCAGGACGGGGATCGTGCATTCTTGTCCAAGCGGGCGGGGCAGGCTCGTCCCCAGACCCTGGAGGCGGCCTTGGCGTGGCGCAAAGCGGCGCATTTGCACATCGCAGAATACGCGACCCTGCACGAGGCAAGCGATGCCATCATCCTTGCCAAGCAGCATAACCTCACGGTCTCGCTCGATCCGAGTTGGGACGACCAGCTGATCCGGGATCCTGATTTTTTCGCGCTCAGCTCAGGAGCCGATATCTTCCTGCCCAATATGGAAGAAGCCGAAGCGCTGACCGGCCAATCCGATCCTCAAGTGGCGCTGGTAGAGTTGGCCCGGTATTTTCCTTGCGTCGCGTTGAAATGCGGCGCGGGGGGCGCCTTGCTTGCCGTTGATGGCCAGGTTCTCCGTCTGCCGAGCCCCAAGGTAGAGGTGGTCGACACCACCGGCGCTGGTGATGCCTTCAACGCCGGGTTCCTGCACGCCTGGCTCAGCGGCGCCGATCCGCAAGCATGCCTGGCCGCAGCAATCGATGCCGGTAGCCGTTCTGTTCAGGCTTCAGGCGGCGTCGGGAGCTTGCGGACTGAAGCTTGA
- the ugpC gene encoding sn-glycerol-3-phosphate ABC transporter ATP-binding protein UgpC, which yields MAKIELQSLVKNYGKTQAVHGIDLTVEDGEFVVFVGPSGCGKSTTLRMIAGLEDISAGNLLIGGEVVNQREPKQRNIAMVFQNYAIYPHKTVGQNIGFGLYTSKLSKEEKQQRILQTAKILGLEPLLDRRPAALSGGQRQRVAIGRAMVRDPVAFLFDEPLSNLDAQLRAQMRMEIKSLHRRLGTTIVYVTHDQVEAMTMADKIVVMRDGHILQVGTPTDLYENPNDVFTARFIGSPSMNMLDGKLSGGTLSIEGTTISGLTLPAQEGDVLVGLRPHDLVVGEASEPGLGATGIVEAVEPLGSETLVHVQVGKSQIIATAPGRVVPKVGSTVSINAGSGSLYLFDKASEKALGRA from the coding sequence ATGGCCAAGATTGAACTGCAGAGCCTGGTCAAGAACTACGGCAAGACCCAGGCGGTGCATGGCATCGACCTCACCGTTGAAGATGGTGAGTTCGTCGTGTTCGTGGGCCCGTCCGGCTGTGGCAAGTCAACGACGCTGCGCATGATTGCCGGGCTTGAGGATATCTCTGCCGGCAATCTTCTCATCGGCGGCGAGGTTGTGAACCAGCGCGAGCCGAAGCAGCGCAACATCGCCATGGTGTTCCAGAACTACGCCATTTATCCTCACAAAACGGTGGGGCAGAATATCGGTTTTGGGCTCTACACCTCCAAGCTGTCTAAGGAAGAAAAACAGCAGCGCATCCTGCAAACGGCCAAGATCCTGGGCCTAGAGCCGCTGTTGGATCGGCGCCCTGCAGCACTGTCGGGCGGTCAGCGCCAGCGCGTTGCCATCGGCCGAGCCATGGTTCGTGATCCAGTGGCGTTTCTGTTCGACGAGCCACTGTCGAATCTCGATGCGCAGTTGCGGGCGCAGATGCGTATGGAGATCAAGAGCCTCCATCGCCGGCTTGGTACCACCATCGTTTACGTTACCCATGACCAGGTCGAAGCCATGACCATGGCCGACAAGATCGTGGTGATGCGGGACGGCCACATCCTGCAGGTCGGCACGCCCACCGATCTCTACGAAAACCCCAACGATGTTTTCACCGCGCGCTTTATCGGCAGCCCGTCGATGAACATGCTCGATGGCAAGCTGAGTGGTGGCACGCTCAGCATCGAAGGCACGACGATCTCGGGCCTGACGCTGCCTGCGCAAGAGGGCGATGTGCTTGTCGGCCTGCGCCCGCATGATCTGGTTGTAGGCGAGGCGAGCGAGCCGGGCCTTGGTGCAACTGGTATTGTCGAGGCGGTGGAGCCGCTGGGCTCGGAGACCCTGGTGCATGTTCAGGTCGGCAAGAGCCAGATCATCGCCACCGCACCTGGTCGTGTGGTGCCCAAGGTCGGCAGCACGGTATCGATCAATGCCGGATCGGGGTCGCTCTATCTCTTCGATAAAGCCAGCGAGAAGGCCCTGGGCCGCGCATGA
- the argH gene encoding argininosuccinate lyase, giving the protein MTDPRLADQSVFPDPVYKETVLRPLFDGAKDHHVEGFRAIDRAHLVMLAQTGILDADQVREIAGALESIDAEIDPAALVYTGEVEDFFFLIEKELKKRIGPDLGGRLHTARSRNDIDHTLFKLGLRERLNLLINKALKLHSTLIEAAEREQATLIVAYTHGQPAQPTTFGHYLSAIVEFVGRDIERLLQAYRLVDLSPMGAAAITTTGFPTDRALVAELLGFAAPLQNSYSCIAGVDYITATYSAMELMFLHLGRPIQDFQVWTSFEVGQLYVPNSLVQISSIMPQKRNPVPIEHLRHLASQTCGRARAMLTVMHNTPFTDMNDSEGETQSMGYGAFESAYRVLDLLAALVAQVRINPERVRANINRSCITITELADSLVRREGLSFREGHEIAASVAKAVVAAGGDLAGDGYAPFLAAFEHATGRKSALDAAAFAEIVSPEYFVAVRTRFGGPAPEPLQAAITDYKKDAAALAAQHQTILRRQDEAARMLNERFDALKGTA; this is encoded by the coding sequence GTGACCGATCCCCGTCTTGCCGATCAGTCGGTCTTTCCCGATCCTGTTTACAAGGAAACGGTGCTGCGGCCGCTATTTGATGGCGCCAAGGACCATCATGTGGAGGGCTTTCGCGCCATTGATCGCGCTCACCTGGTGATGTTGGCCCAAACCGGCATCCTTGATGCCGATCAAGTGCGCGAGATTGCCGGAGCCCTCGAGAGCATCGATGCGGAAATCGATCCTGCCGCGCTGGTTTACACCGGGGAGGTCGAGGATTTCTTTTTCCTGATCGAAAAGGAACTGAAGAAGCGCATCGGTCCAGATCTTGGCGGGCGGCTGCATACCGCGCGCTCGCGCAACGACATCGACCACACCCTGTTCAAGCTGGGGTTGCGCGAGCGCCTCAACCTGCTGATCAACAAGGCGCTCAAGCTGCACTCGACGCTGATCGAAGCGGCAGAACGGGAGCAGGCGACACTGATCGTTGCCTATACCCATGGCCAGCCGGCACAGCCGACCACGTTCGGGCATTACCTCTCGGCGATTGTGGAGTTCGTCGGACGCGACATCGAGCGGTTGCTGCAGGCTTATCGTTTGGTGGACCTCTCGCCCATGGGCGCCGCGGCCATCACGACCACGGGCTTTCCCACGGATCGGGCTCTGGTCGCCGAGCTGCTTGGCTTTGCCGCGCCTCTGCAAAATTCCTATTCCTGCATAGCGGGCGTTGACTACATCACAGCCACCTACAGCGCCATGGAGCTGATGTTCCTGCATCTCGGCCGGCCGATTCAGGATTTCCAGGTCTGGACCAGCTTTGAAGTCGGGCAGCTTTATGTGCCCAACAGCCTCGTGCAGATTTCCTCGATCATGCCGCAAAAGCGCAATCCGGTGCCGATCGAGCATCTGCGGCACTTGGCGAGCCAGACCTGCGGGCGCGCGCGCGCCATGCTCACGGTGATGCACAACACGCCCTTCACCGACATGAACGACAGCGAGGGTGAAACCCAGTCCATGGGCTATGGCGCCTTTGAGAGTGCCTACCGCGTGCTTGATCTGCTGGCAGCATTGGTCGCCCAGGTCCGCATCAACCCTGAACGCGTGCGCGCCAATATCAACCGCTCCTGTATCACCATTACCGAACTGGCCGACAGCTTGGTGCGGCGCGAGGGTTTGTCGTTCCGCGAGGGACACGAAATCGCGGCGTCGGTCGCCAAGGCGGTGGTCGCTGCGGGCGGCGATCTGGCTGGGGATGGCTACGCACCGTTCCTTGCGGCGTTCGAGCACGCAACCGGACGCAAGAGCGCGCTTGATGCTGCAGCCTTCGCCGAGATCGTGTCGCCCGAATATTTCGTTGCAGTGCGCACCCGTTTCGGCGGCCCCGCGCCCGAGCCGCTGCAAGCGGCCATCACTGATTACAAGAAGGATGCGGCCGCATTGGCCGCTCAACATCAAACCATTCTGCGCCGCCAGGACGAAGCCGCGCGCATGCTCAATGAGCGCTTCGACGCATTAAAGGGAACAGCCTGA
- a CDS encoding carbohydrate ABC transporter permease gives MSVTTVSTELSTNRRDIRPGRIIAWTLLFIGGLIVITPLLFMFSTSLKTSGQVYDLRLIPLAPTLDNYVKVLGDGRFMQWFFNSTLIAVTVTLSNVFFDSMVGYTLAKFQFRGRYFIFLAILSTLMIPTEMLVIPWYLMASQLGWLDSYWGIMFPGMMTAFGTFLMKQFFEGVPDDFLEAARIDGLNEFTIWWKVAMPMVVPAISALAIFTFLGNWTAFFWPLIVTTSKELYTLPVGISSFSAESSIQWELIMTGAAIGTIPTLLVFLVLQRYIVRGVMLAGLKG, from the coding sequence ATGAGCGTCACCACAGTGTCGACCGAACTCTCCACCAATCGGCGCGACATTCGCCCCGGTCGCATCATCGCCTGGACCTTGCTGTTCATCGGCGGGCTCATCGTAATCACGCCGCTGCTGTTCATGTTCTCGACCTCGCTCAAGACCTCGGGCCAGGTGTACGATCTGCGCCTGATCCCGCTGGCGCCGACGCTCGACAACTATGTAAAGGTGCTCGGTGACGGCCGCTTCATGCAGTGGTTTTTCAACTCCACCCTGATTGCGGTGACGGTCACGCTGTCGAACGTGTTTTTCGACAGCATGGTTGGCTATACGCTGGCCAAGTTCCAGTTCCGCGGCCGCTATTTCATCTTCCTAGCAATCCTATCGACACTGATGATCCCCACCGAAATGCTGGTGATCCCCTGGTATCTGATGGCCAGTCAGCTGGGTTGGCTCGATTCCTATTGGGGGATCATGTTCCCTGGAATGATGACGGCCTTTGGCACCTTCCTTATGAAGCAGTTCTTCGAGGGCGTTCCCGATGACTTCCTGGAAGCTGCGCGCATTGATGGGCTTAACGAATTCACCATCTGGTGGAAAGTCGCGATGCCGATGGTCGTGCCCGCCATTTCGGCGCTGGCGATCTTCACCTTCCTTGGCAATTGGACCGCGTTCTTCTGGCCGCTGATCGTGACCACGTCCAAGGAGCTTTATACGCTCCCCGTTGGGATCTCGAGCTTTTCGGCCGAGTCCTCCATCCAATGGGAGCTGATCATGACTGGTGCCGCGATCGGCACCATCCCCACGCTTCTCGTCTTCCTCGTGCTGCAGCGCTACATTGTCCGTGGCGTCATGCTGGCTGGCCTCAAGGGTTAA
- a CDS encoding sugar ABC transporter permease translates to MSSASPIPQAGPVRFWDRLNIGTKRVIWAWGFLALPIIFYSVIRFYPTFQAFWLSMTNWDLLRPAQFIGLANYQKMFADPLFWKVFQNTFLYLIIGTPLSLAISFVIAFYLDRVRFMHGFIRALYFLPFLTTAAAMGWVWRWFYQPVPIGVINGFLSTIGIPQQPFLRSVDQALLSILIPAIWAGLGFQIIIFMAGLRAIPNTFYEAARIDGLGEWAILRKITVPLLKPTTVFLVVFSSIGFLRIFDQVYNMTTNDPGGPLNSTKPLVLMIYQTAFSSYQMGYAAAQTVVLFTILLVVSLLQLYVLREKQ, encoded by the coding sequence ATGTCGTCGGCGAGCCCCATCCCCCAAGCAGGCCCAGTTCGCTTCTGGGATCGTCTGAATATCGGCACCAAGCGGGTGATCTGGGCTTGGGGCTTTCTCGCCCTGCCGATCATCTTTTATTCGGTTATTCGCTTTTATCCCACATTCCAGGCCTTCTGGCTGTCGATGACCAACTGGGACCTGTTGCGCCCGGCGCAGTTCATTGGGCTGGCGAACTACCAGAAGATGTTCGCCGACCCCTTGTTCTGGAAAGTGTTCCAGAACACCTTTCTTTACCTGATCATCGGCACGCCGCTGAGCCTCGCGATCTCCTTTGTGATCGCGTTCTATCTCGATCGCGTCCGGTTCATGCATGGCTTTATCCGCGCGCTCTACTTCCTGCCCTTCCTCACTACGGCGGCGGCAATGGGCTGGGTTTGGCGCTGGTTCTACCAGCCGGTGCCGATCGGGGTGATCAACGGTTTTCTCAGCACGATTGGCATTCCGCAGCAGCCCTTTTTGCGCTCGGTCGACCAGGCGCTCCTTTCCATCCTCATCCCGGCGATCTGGGCCGGACTTGGTTTTCAGATCATCATCTTCATGGCCGGGCTGCGTGCCATTCCGAACACTTTTTACGAGGCGGCTCGCATTGACGGGCTCGGCGAGTGGGCGATCCTGCGCAAGATCACCGTGCCGCTGCTCAAGCCCACTACGGTGTTTCTGGTGGTGTTCTCCTCGATCGGCTTCTTGCGCATCTTCGACCAGGTCTACAACATGACCACCAATGATCCGGGCGGGCCGCTCAACTCGACCAAGCCCCTGGTGCTCATGATCTATCAGACCGCCTTTTCATCCTACCAGATGGGCTACGCCGCCGCGCAGACCGTGGTGCTGTTCACCATCCTGCTCGTCGTGTCCTTGCTGCAGCTTTACGTGCTGAGGGAAAAGCAATGA
- a CDS encoding extracellular solute-binding protein, protein MLTKTTLTGLAAGVSLLAMGSAQAVEIEYWQYVFDSRVQAMDQLIEKFEAANPDITVKHTTFPYADYQTRVVAAKVAGQGPDVVQLFYGWTDQFVNGGLIKPLDPAVFPHEEIESQFFPIVSAMKRGEDYYGLPTAVRSLALFYNKALLDEAGVQPPQNLEELLAVAKATTKVDGGGNMTSAGITLDMAGQDHQWWREVLVRQNGGVPYDEEGNVAYNDEAGAAALKFYTDLQTEHKVGQTGFMDEGQAAFRAGLAAMTIDGTFRLGAFEANPFEWGVVELPADANGMRSNYSSYFANAIGATAEGEELAAAQKFLQYISSPEAMEIWLDAVGELPARRDVALTEKNLADPILGPFLKGLEYAQTTRFYDEAAQRQTTIDMVNRVLLENQSIEDSLNQAAQAEQAIIDQGRQ, encoded by the coding sequence ATGCTTACCAAAACAACTTTGACCGGCCTGGCGGCTGGTGTCAGCCTGCTGGCGATGGGTTCGGCCCAAGCGGTGGAAATCGAATACTGGCAGTATGTGTTCGACAGCCGCGTCCAGGCAATGGACCAGCTGATCGAGAAGTTCGAGGCTGCCAATCCTGACATCACCGTCAAGCACACGACCTTCCCCTACGCCGACTACCAGACCCGTGTCGTGGCCGCCAAGGTTGCGGGCCAGGGCCCGGACGTGGTGCAATTGTTCTATGGCTGGACCGACCAGTTCGTGAATGGTGGCTTGATCAAGCCGCTTGATCCAGCGGTTTTCCCGCATGAAGAGATTGAATCGCAGTTCTTCCCGATCGTTTCGGCGATGAAGCGCGGCGAAGACTATTACGGGTTGCCAACCGCAGTGCGCTCACTGGCGCTGTTCTACAACAAGGCTTTGCTGGACGAGGCTGGCGTTCAGCCGCCACAGAACCTTGAAGAACTGCTTGCCGTTGCCAAGGCGACGACCAAGGTTGACGGCGGAGGCAACATGACCTCAGCCGGTATCACGCTCGACATGGCCGGGCAGGATCACCAGTGGTGGCGTGAAGTTCTGGTGCGCCAGAATGGTGGTGTGCCCTACGACGAAGAAGGCAATGTCGCTTATAACGACGAAGCGGGCGCTGCGGCGCTGAAGTTCTACACGGACCTGCAGACGGAACACAAAGTGGGGCAGACCGGCTTCATGGATGAAGGCCAGGCCGCGTTCCGGGCCGGGTTGGCTGCGATGACCATCGACGGCACCTTCCGCCTCGGCGCCTTTGAAGCCAATCCCTTCGAATGGGGAGTGGTGGAGCTGCCGGCCGACGCCAACGGCATGCGCTCCAACTATTCGAGCTATTTCGCCAATGCGATCGGGGCAACTGCAGAGGGTGAAGAGCTCGCTGCTGCACAGAAGTTCCTTCAGTACATCTCCTCGCCTGAAGCGATGGAAATCTGGCTTGATGCAGTGGGTGAGCTTCCCGCTCGCCGGGACGTTGCCTTGACCGAGAAGAACCTCGCCGACCCGATTTTGGGGCCCTTCCTCAAGGGTCTGGAATATGCCCAGACTACCCGCTTCTATGACGAAGCGGCGCAACGCCAGACCACGATCGACATGGTCAACCGCGTTCTGCTGGAAAACCAGTCCATCGAGGACTCGCTGAACCAGGCGGCGCAGGCTGAGCAGGCCATCATCGACCAGGGCCGTCAGTAA
- a CDS encoding ROK family protein, with protein sequence MHDHLGRTEIARRAHLTPQAVANIVYELLEEGLLIELGRLRSGRGQPPIQFAVNPDGPLTAGVEIAADHMVTALVDLSGGVRAQSIISLSEAGPDTVPGQVAQEVERLQTSLRADQNKLLGIGVVMPGPFEVEGMSSVGPATLPGWTGVDPAALFSRATGQHVVVENDATAAVVAERLYGAGRQLGSFCFLYFGVGLGLGVIQDGRPLRGAFGNAGEIGHLSLVPRKGTARYGPAGALERFVSVFALRERLAMAGIYVATVQDIQKLHDDQNQTLVEWIDMAADYLAPTVAMLENIFDPETVIFGGGLPDSVLEAVIAALDPLPVSVATRHQRPLPRVMRGQTGQLTAALGAAALPLLDTVSPHLSIADPTG encoded by the coding sequence ATGCACGATCACCTCGGCCGCACCGAAATCGCCCGCCGCGCTCATCTCACGCCTCAAGCCGTGGCCAACATCGTTTATGAACTGCTCGAGGAAGGCCTGCTGATCGAACTGGGCCGCCTGCGCTCGGGGCGTGGCCAACCACCCATCCAGTTTGCTGTTAATCCCGACGGGCCCCTTACGGCAGGGGTCGAAATTGCGGCCGACCACATGGTCACCGCCCTTGTCGACCTGTCGGGAGGCGTGCGGGCACAATCGATCATTTCCCTCTCCGAAGCCGGGCCCGACACTGTTCCTGGTCAAGTCGCTCAAGAGGTTGAGCGACTGCAAACCTCGCTCCGTGCCGACCAGAACAAGCTGCTGGGCATCGGTGTCGTTATGCCCGGCCCATTTGAAGTGGAGGGGATGAGCTCGGTTGGCCCGGCGACCCTGCCTGGCTGGACAGGTGTTGATCCGGCCGCGCTCTTCTCCAGGGCAACCGGGCAACATGTCGTGGTGGAAAACGATGCCACCGCGGCAGTGGTCGCCGAGCGGCTTTACGGTGCTGGACGCCAGCTCGGCAGCTTCTGCTTTTTGTATTTCGGGGTCGGTCTCGGACTTGGGGTGATCCAGGATGGCCGTCCGCTGCGCGGTGCTTTCGGTAACGCCGGTGAAATTGGTCATCTCAGCCTTGTCCCGCGCAAAGGAACCGCCCGCTATGGCCCCGCTGGCGCATTGGAACGCTTTGTGTCGGTCTTTGCCCTACGCGAACGCTTGGCGATGGCGGGAATATATGTCGCCACCGTCCAAGACATCCAAAAGCTCCACGATGATCAAAACCAGACCCTTGTGGAGTGGATCGACATGGCCGCTGACTACCTCGCACCCACAGTTGCCATGCTCGAAAACATCTTTGACCCAGAAACGGTTATCTTCGGCGGCGGCCTTCCGGACTCAGTGCTCGAAGCTGTTATCGCCGCCCTGGATCCACTTCCTGTCTCGGTTGCGACGCGCCACCAGCGGCCGCTGCCCCGCGTCATGCGGGGACAAACCGGTCAGCTCACCGCCGCGCTTGGCGCAGCCGCCCTGCCGCTGCTCGACACGGTTTCTCCCCATCTGAGCATCGCCGACCCCACCGGCTGA
- a CDS encoding PIG-L family deacetylase encodes MLDDRQRLHRRAASPRLVRLYRALSRLRSTVTVMNTGAHPDDEHNGMLALLRHQYGMRIVVACSTRGEGGQNTLGPERSGALGVLRSREMEEAARVIDADVAWFGHGPDDAVHDFGFSKSGPDTLARWGEDLIIERLVRAYRQYRPDIVIPTFLDVGGQHGHHRAMTQAAERALALAANPTYRTDELAPWQVAKFYLPAWSGGGGTYDDEVPPPPATTWIEAPGVDEATGMSFDRLGEASRAFHASQNMGHWQHPAQTQWGLHRVGGTAEDSILSGLPSRLADLGPSSQLAQADAAIEEALAQFPDGTAVVAALAQARQALGGANAHVAPEHTQRLQRKLREVDTAMALAAGLEISAALASDSVTPGGCVGLIIEAEPGTAEAIAITPVASSAFEPSESLHLSDDKAVLTLRARQGADITNAFLPQWESLGGNGRIWLKVQAKVGGEEITFAVDTEEPVQIAPTHSLAIVPDALILPQGDQAPRTINAKAEKKAEITIAPVPGLTVATHRNSLTVTPAVDLPRGRYTLPVLVDGLQAHSVAAFAYPHIGRARFVRPLNLDVLALDLALPSTRVGYIGGGADRVGLWLERMGAQVTDLDADALAGDLSGLDTIVVGIFAFGTRPDLAAATNKLHDWVKSGGHLVTLYHRPSDGWNPQATPPLPLTIGSPSLRWRVTNPAAEVTLLAPNHPLFSGPNQITTADFAGWDKERGLYFASSWDEAYQPLLAMSDAGEAPLTGSLLSASIGAGRHTHTSLVLHHQLDRLVPGAFRVMANLLQAA; translated from the coding sequence ATGCTCGATGATCGCCAGCGCTTGCACCGTCGTGCCGCATCGCCCCGTCTCGTGCGCCTGTATCGCGCGCTTTCTCGCTTGCGTTCAACGGTAACAGTGATGAATACCGGAGCCCATCCAGACGACGAGCACAATGGCATGCTGGCCTTGCTGCGGCACCAATATGGCATGCGCATCGTCGTCGCCTGTTCCACCCGCGGCGAAGGGGGGCAGAACACGCTTGGACCGGAGCGATCGGGTGCGCTGGGCGTTCTGCGCTCGCGTGAAATGGAAGAAGCCGCCCGCGTCATCGATGCGGATGTCGCCTGGTTCGGCCATGGCCCGGATGATGCGGTTCATGACTTCGGTTTCTCCAAGTCTGGTCCGGACACGCTGGCTCGCTGGGGCGAAGACTTGATCATTGAGCGCCTGGTGCGCGCCTACCGGCAATATCGCCCTGATATCGTCATCCCCACCTTCCTCGATGTCGGAGGGCAGCACGGCCATCATCGGGCGATGACCCAGGCGGCCGAAAGAGCGCTGGCTCTTGCGGCTAACCCCACCTATCGCACGGACGAGCTTGCCCCCTGGCAGGTGGCCAAGTTCTACCTGCCGGCCTGGTCGGGCGGTGGCGGCACCTATGACGACGAAGTGCCCCCGCCTCCAGCGACGACCTGGATCGAGGCACCGGGCGTGGATGAAGCCACCGGCATGAGTTTTGACCGGCTGGGGGAGGCATCACGTGCCTTTCACGCCAGCCAGAACATGGGCCACTGGCAGCACCCCGCCCAGACGCAATGGGGGCTGCATCGCGTTGGCGGCACCGCAGAGGACAGCATTCTTTCGGGCCTGCCTTCCCGTCTCGCCGATCTCGGTCCCTCGTCTCAGCTTGCCCAAGCGGATGCTGCTATCGAGGAGGCGCTGGCGCAATTTCCCGACGGCACCGCCGTCGTCGCAGCACTAGCGCAGGCGCGGCAGGCTCTCGGTGGTGCCAACGCCCATGTTGCGCCAGAACACACCCAGCGGCTGCAACGCAAGCTGCGCGAGGTGGACACGGCCATGGCGCTGGCTGCGGGCTTAGAGATTTCTGCCGCGCTTGCATCGGACAGCGTAACGCCTGGTGGCTGCGTCGGTCTCATTATTGAGGCCGAGCCCGGCACTGCCGAAGCGATCGCGATAACGCCGGTCGCGTCCTCCGCCTTCGAACCCTCTGAAAGCCTGCATCTGTCGGACGACAAAGCAGTGCTGACGTTACGGGCACGACAAGGTGCCGATATAACCAACGCCTTCCTGCCGCAGTGGGAGAGCCTGGGTGGCAACGGCAGAATTTGGCTCAAGGTCCAGGCAAAGGTCGGGGGAGAGGAGATCACCTTTGCCGTCGACACTGAAGAGCCCGTGCAGATCGCCCCAACGCATAGCCTTGCCATTGTGCCCGACGCATTGATCCTGCCCCAAGGCGACCAGGCTCCCCGCACGATCAATGCAAAAGCGGAAAAAAAAGCGGAGATCACGATCGCGCCGGTGCCGGGCCTGACCGTCGCCACCCACCGGAACAGTTTGACTGTCACTCCTGCAGTAGACCTTCCGCGCGGCCGTTATACCCTGCCCGTCCTGGTCGATGGTCTCCAGGCCCACAGCGTTGCCGCATTCGCCTATCCGCATATTGGCCGCGCCCGCTTCGTGCGGCCGCTCAACCTTGACGTCCTGGCGCTCGATCTGGCGCTGCCAAGCACCCGCGTGGGCTATATCGGCGGTGGCGCTGACCGGGTCGGCCTCTGGCTTGAGCGCATGGGTGCACAGGTCACCGATCTGGATGCCGATGCCCTCGCCGGCGATCTCTCGGGCCTTGATACGATCGTGGTCGGCATCTTTGCCTTTGGAACCCGCCCGGATCTTGCGGCCGCAACGAATAAGCTGCACGACTGGGTAAAGAGTGGCGGGCACCTTGTCACCCTCTACCACCGGCCCAGCGATGGCTGGAACCCGCAAGCCACGCCACCCCTGCCTCTCACCATCGGCAGCCCGTCGCTGCGCTGGCGGGTCACCAACCCTGCGGCGGAAGTCACCTTGCTGGCGCCAAACCACCCGCTCTTTAGTGGACCCAACCAGATCACCACCGCCGACTTCGCGGGGTGGGACAAGGAGCGAGGGCTTTATTTCGCTTCAAGCTGGGACGAGGCCTACCAGCCGCTGCTGGCCATGAGCGATGCAGGGGAAGCGCCGCTCACCGGCTCCCTGCTTTCCGCCTCGATCGGTGCGGGGCGTCATACCCATACCAGCCTTGTGCTCCATCATCAGCTTGATCGTCTGGTGCCCGGCGCCTTTCGGGTGATGGCGAACCTGCTCCAAGCGGCCTGA
- a CDS encoding DMT family transporter, with amino-acid sequence MLLVTMMTVLVKLGGATYPAVQMVFIRSLIGLVGVLPLAWRHRQALSQTRQWGRHSFRVLCNTLALNANFAALTALPLALVNAIGFMRPLVVLALATWLLGERSGPWRWVGAVIGFAGVLVMVGPSEMHWNLGLIAALATVLFGSLATVQTRALAAENTTVLMVFYTVGLSVFTALPALIAWQPVAMADWPLLLGIGVLAQIGQYCYLRAYQSTPANLLAPFGYLSIVLASLAGFLAFNEVPAWTTIAGIAIILGALLLTSRLDRPRPSRVP; translated from the coding sequence ATGCTGCTGGTCACTATGATGACAGTGCTGGTCAAGCTCGGCGGCGCCACCTATCCAGCCGTTCAGATGGTGTTCATCCGCTCGTTAATCGGCCTGGTTGGCGTTCTTCCACTCGCCTGGCGGCACCGCCAGGCCCTCAGCCAAACTCGCCAATGGGGGCGGCACAGCTTTCGCGTGCTCTGCAACACCCTGGCGCTGAATGCCAATTTTGCTGCCCTTACCGCCCTTCCTCTCGCCCTCGTCAATGCCATCGGCTTCATGCGCCCGCTCGTGGTCCTGGCCTTGGCCACCTGGCTGTTGGGGGAGCGCTCCGGACCTTGGCGCTGGGTTGGCGCCGTGATTGGATTTGCGGGCGTCCTCGTCATGGTGGGCCCTAGCGAGATGCACTGGAACCTTGGTTTGATCGCCGCCCTTGCCACCGTGCTCTTTGGCTCGCTTGCTACGGTGCAGACCCGCGCGCTGGCTGCCGAGAACACCACGGTACTTATGGTCTTCTATACGGTTGGTCTTTCGGTGTTCACGGCACTTCCGGCCCTTATAGCCTGGCAGCCGGTCGCCATGGCCGACTGGCCCTTGCTACTTGGGATCGGCGTGCTCGCCCAGATCGGGCAGTACTGCTATTTGCGCGCTTATCAAAGCACGCCAGCCAATCTCCTGGCGCCATTCGGCTACCTGTCGATTGTGCTGGCGAGCCTTGCCGGTTTTCTGGCCTTTAACGAAGTTCCGGCCTGGACCACCATCGCCGGCATCGCCATCATTTTGGGCGCCCTGCTGCTTACGTCGCGCCTGGACCGTCCCAGGCCATCGCGCGTGCCCTAG